A region of the Alligator mississippiensis isolate rAllMis1 chromosome 5, rAllMis1, whole genome shotgun sequence genome:
TAGGCTCGAGCGCGCAGCTGCCCACAGCGGCCAATGAGAAAGAGACTGCTAAGCCCGACCAATGGAGAGACAGCTTGCCGTTCTTACCAATAGGAGTGCCGGACTTGGAGCACAACGATTTGCATGTGTGCCGCCCCGGCCGGAGGCCCCGCGCTGCCTCAGCAGCCAATCCGACGGCTCCGTTTGGCTCACCTCATTTGCATGGCGGCCTATAAAGGAGGGGCGTGCTGCAGAGGTTTTTCACTTGCTTTGTGCGGTGCCGTGAGCGACTTGCAAGATGCCGGAGCCTGCTAAGTCCGCGCCCGCCCCTAAGAAGGGTTCCAAGAAAGCCGTCACCAAGACCCAGAAGAAGGGCGACAAGAAGCGGCGCAAGAGCCGCAAGGAGAGCTACTCCATCTACGTGTACAAGGTGCTGAAGCAGGTGCACCCCGACACCGGCATCTCGTCCAAGGCCATGGGCATCATGAACTCCTTCGTGAACGACATCTTCGAGCGCATCGCCGGCGAGGCGTCCCGCCTGGCGCACTACAACAAGCGCTCGACCATCACGTCGCGGGAGATCCAGACGGCCgtgcggctgctgctgcccggggaGTTGGCCAAGCACGCCGTGTCGGAGGGTACTAAGGCTGTCACCAAGTACACCAGCTCCAAGTAACCTGCTTCTGGCTTCGTCCCTAGAACTTCTAAACCCAAAGGCTCTTTTAAGAGCCACCCACTTACTCTTTGGGAGAGCTGTTAATTGCTTTGCTAACCTAATTTTGGAACAAATCAGTGTCGTATAAGTGTCATATAcatgagtcgggggggggggtaaagTAAACATCTTTACATATGCTCATTTATAGACCACGGGAGTCTTTCTTCGTTTTAGAAGCCTCATGCGTATCCATGTTTATAAAATAGGGAGCTTTGCTTTTAAGCTACAGGAgttactttttcttttccccttccttttacACTATACTTGAGAATTGAATATCACTGCTTGTCTACTCTAATATCAAGTATAGCTCAGAGAAAAAGGTTTAGGTTTTCCcgaaacaggagaaaaaaatgcatttgaacTCCCTTACAGCTGTCTCTCAATCTGATGTCAATCTAGGAATGAGACTTCATTAGACAGACAAATGGGTGATGATCGTCACCTGCCTTTCCgttggattaaaccagcaaggctgagaggggggcaTTGGTGTGTGGGCAGCTCAGTGGCTCCATATACACTGTTCAGGCTTTTGTGCTCTGGAGAGatcactccagcttcactttattTTAAAGTGT
Encoded here:
- the LOC132250793 gene encoding histone H2B 5 — protein: MPEPAKSAPAPKKGSKKAVTKTQKKGDKKRRKSRKESYSIYVYKVLKQVHPDTGISSKAMGIMNSFVNDIFERIAGEASRLAHYNKRSTITSREIQTAVRLLLPGELAKHAVSEGTKAVTKYTSSK